A genomic stretch from Bacterioplanes sanyensis includes:
- a CDS encoding ACT domain-containing protein yields the protein MSGLTNLQQMLEQMEPELMPEEWAFCSVPGPLSAYIELEPLASMQEKEGLSLIVPQAKASHPLLADVEVLGPYRQITLNVHSSLEAVGLTAAFAQALTQHGISANVVAGFYHDHIFVTVDKAESALIALKALSDDAR from the coding sequence ATGAGCGGACTGACCAACCTGCAACAGATGCTCGAGCAGATGGAGCCAGAACTGATGCCAGAAGAATGGGCCTTTTGCAGCGTGCCAGGCCCGCTATCGGCCTACATTGAGCTGGAGCCTTTGGCCAGCATGCAGGAAAAAGAAGGCCTGAGCCTGATTGTGCCGCAAGCCAAGGCCTCGCATCCGCTGCTGGCGGACGTTGAGGTGCTGGGTCCGTATCGGCAAATCACCCTGAACGTACATTCCAGCTTGGAAGCCGTTGGCCTAACCGCCGCGTTTGCACAGGCGCTGACACAACACGGCATCAGTGCCAATGTGGTGGCCGGTTTTTATCACGATCATATCTTTGTCACTGTGGATAAAGCCGAGTCAGCACTCATCGCACTAAAAGCCCTGAGTGATGACGCGCGTTAA
- a CDS encoding DUF4336 domain-containing protein — protein sequence MLELADNIWAVAGETVPFFTLPFATRMVVVRLPDNSLWIHSPVRLTATLQQRLQELGDVRYLIAPNALHHLFLSDWQQAFPEALSYGTQGVINKRSDLPFDGVLEADIELPWHADIHSRLVTGSAVMQECVFCHRPSATLIVTDLIENFDRQALPVGKRWLAQLAGVVAPNGKTPLDWRLTFYPHKDEIRQHIEQMLAWQPQRIVMAHGVIVQSDAEAFLRRAFAWTGLNARSEEPVA from the coding sequence ATGCTCGAACTTGCCGATAATATCTGGGCGGTCGCTGGTGAAACCGTGCCGTTTTTCACTCTGCCGTTTGCCACCCGCATGGTGGTGGTGCGACTGCCGGACAACAGTTTGTGGATCCACAGTCCAGTGCGGTTAACGGCGACGCTGCAGCAGCGTCTGCAAGAGCTTGGGGATGTGCGTTATTTAATTGCCCCCAACGCGTTGCATCATTTGTTTTTGAGTGACTGGCAGCAGGCCTTTCCCGAGGCGCTGAGCTACGGCACTCAAGGCGTGATTAATAAGCGCTCAGACCTGCCCTTCGATGGTGTTTTGGAGGCAGATATCGAGTTGCCGTGGCACGCAGATATTCACTCGCGCTTGGTGACCGGCTCGGCGGTGATGCAAGAGTGTGTGTTTTGCCACCGTCCCAGTGCGACCTTGATCGTCACCGATTTGATTGAAAACTTCGATCGCCAAGCACTGCCGGTGGGCAAGCGCTGGCTGGCGCAACTGGCGGGGGTGGTCGCGCCCAACGGCAAAACACCGCTCGATTGGCGGCTGACCTTTTACCCACATAAAGATGAAATTCGCCAGCACATTGAGCAGATGTTGGCCTGGCAGCCACAGCGTATTGTGATGGCTCACGGCGTTATTGTGCAAAGCGACGCCGAGGCGTTCTTGCGCCGTGCGTTTGCTTGGACTGGGCTCAATGCACGCTCTGAGGAGCCAGTGGCCTAG
- a CDS encoding fatty acid desaturase → MSVPRIPSAQEVRHPAMAQLLKQPRFAWPTLMLFVVAASGWLASGTAGALQLIPVWLAVGISAACAYALFTVLHDSTHRAIAHNARINDGVGQLAQLALLPMPLYKMFRFVHMQHHRFTNEGIEHDPDTYVSSGPAWQLPLRWMTLDLSYFAYYWPKLSQRPQAEQREFWLGLLVLALLLLLVAVQGLWAELFWFWLLPGRMAVFVLALAFDYWPHIPKRSTQRENPFLASNNRMGAEWLLTPLLLGQNYHLIHHLYPRVPFYRYVRIWRCAEPELRAQGPLLVDWKGKQLAPR, encoded by the coding sequence ATGTCTGTACCTCGCATTCCCTCAGCGCAGGAGGTGCGTCATCCGGCGATGGCGCAGCTACTAAAACAACCGCGTTTTGCCTGGCCGACCCTGATGTTATTTGTGGTCGCTGCCAGCGGCTGGTTAGCCAGTGGCACGGCTGGGGCATTGCAGCTCATTCCTGTGTGGCTGGCGGTGGGCATCAGCGCTGCGTGCGCTTATGCCCTGTTCACTGTGCTGCATGATTCCACGCACCGCGCCATTGCCCACAATGCCCGCATCAATGATGGTGTAGGTCAGCTGGCGCAATTGGCATTGCTGCCCATGCCGCTGTACAAAATGTTCCGCTTTGTGCACATGCAGCATCATCGCTTTACTAACGAGGGCATCGAACACGACCCGGACACCTACGTCAGCAGTGGCCCAGCTTGGCAGCTGCCGCTGCGCTGGATGACGTTGGATTTATCGTATTTTGCCTATTACTGGCCCAAACTCAGCCAGCGGCCGCAGGCGGAGCAACGTGAATTCTGGTTGGGCTTGCTGGTGTTGGCGTTGTTGCTGTTATTGGTGGCGGTACAAGGCCTGTGGGCAGAGTTGTTTTGGTTCTGGCTGTTGCCCGGGCGTATGGCGGTCTTTGTGCTGGCGCTGGCGTTTGATTATTGGCCGCACATACCCAAGCGTTCGACGCAGCGCGAAAACCCTTTTTTGGCCAGTAACAACCGTATGGGCGCTGAGTGGCTGCTAACGCCACTGCTGCTCGGGCAGAATTACCATTTGATTCATCATTTGTATCCGCGAGTGCCGTTTTATCGTTATGTGCGGATATGGCGCTGTGCTGAGCCAGAGTTGCGGGCGCAAGGTCCCTTGTTGGTGGACTGGAAAGGCAAACAGCTGGCACCTCGATGA
- the sstT gene encoding serine/threonine transporter SstT: protein MLSIFQRFMSATSLVSRIVIGIVLAVVLVLISPETAKQVGILGTIFVNALKATAPILVFFLVMSAIANRQRGMQTNIRPVLGLYLVGTLAAAFTAVIVSFAFPTELVLESGDVAITPPEGLGQVLATLISNMVANPITAITEANYVGILVWAIALGISLHHAGETTRQALGDVSDAVSQVIRWVIQLAPIGIFGLLSNTLAHTGFAAMAGYSQLLMVIVGSMIFVALVINPALVWFMTRSNPYPLVIRCLRESGVTAFFTRSSAANIPVNMQLCKDMKLDENIYSVSIPLGATINMAGAAITVTVLTLAAAHTLGIQVDLGTAVLLSVVAAVSACGASGVAGGSLLLIPLACHLFGIDQSIAMQVVSVGFIISVVQDSAETALNSSTDVVFTAAASQRDGE from the coding sequence ATGCTGTCGATTTTTCAACGCTTTATGAGTGCCACCTCCTTGGTCAGCCGCATCGTGATCGGCATTGTCCTGGCTGTGGTGTTGGTATTGATTTCCCCTGAAACGGCCAAACAAGTGGGCATTCTGGGCACCATTTTTGTGAACGCCTTGAAGGCCACGGCACCGATTTTGGTGTTTTTCCTGGTGATGTCGGCCATTGCCAACCGCCAACGTGGTATGCAAACCAATATACGCCCGGTGCTGGGTCTGTATTTGGTCGGTACTTTGGCAGCGGCCTTTACCGCGGTGATTGTCAGTTTCGCCTTCCCCACCGAATTGGTATTGGAATCCGGTGATGTCGCCATTACCCCGCCAGAAGGATTAGGCCAGGTATTGGCTACCTTGATCAGCAATATGGTCGCTAACCCAATCACGGCCATTACCGAAGCCAACTACGTCGGCATTCTGGTGTGGGCCATTGCCTTGGGCATCAGCCTGCATCACGCTGGTGAAACCACACGCCAAGCACTGGGCGATGTATCAGATGCCGTGTCTCAGGTGATTCGCTGGGTAATTCAGCTGGCCCCGATTGGCATTTTTGGTTTGTTATCGAATACCTTGGCGCACACAGGGTTTGCCGCCATGGCTGGCTACAGCCAGTTGTTGATGGTCATTGTCGGCAGCATGATCTTTGTTGCTCTGGTCATCAACCCTGCGCTGGTGTGGTTTATGACACGCTCGAACCCCTACCCTTTGGTGATTCGTTGCCTGCGTGAAAGTGGCGTTACGGCCTTTTTCACCCGCAGCTCGGCAGCCAACATTCCAGTGAACATGCAGCTGTGTAAGGACATGAAGCTGGATGAAAACATCTACTCAGTGTCGATCCCGCTGGGCGCCACCATCAATATGGCCGGTGCAGCCATCACAGTGACCGTGCTGACCTTGGCGGCCGCCCATACGCTGGGCATTCAAGTCGACCTTGGCACCGCGGTACTGCTGAGCGTAGTGGCGGCGGTATCGGCGTGCGGTGCCTCCGGTGTTGCCGGTGGTTCGTTGCTGCTGATTCCACTGGCCTGTCACTTGTTTGGCATTGATCAAAGCATTGCCATGCAGGTGGTCTCGGTCGGCTTTATTATCAGCGTGGTGCAAGACTCTGCGGAAACCGCGCTCAACAGCTCCACCGATGTGGTATTCACCGCTGCCGCTTCTCAGCGCGACGGCGAGTAA
- a CDS encoding SufE family protein gives MTATRFGRDITTDDILDTLGFFDDWEERYKYIIDLGKQLPAMDDSKKTDDYLLRGCQSQVWIDHHQQDGTLVFEADSDAHIVRGLLAVVLTAYNYKTPAEVLAFDMEAFFADIDLIKHLSPTRGNGLRSMVEKIRATAEATQ, from the coding sequence ATGACTGCTACACGTTTTGGTCGGGACATTACAACGGACGATATTCTCGATACATTGGGTTTTTTCGACGATTGGGAAGAAAGGTACAAATACATCATCGACCTAGGTAAACAACTGCCGGCGATGGACGACAGTAAAAAGACGGATGACTATTTACTGCGAGGCTGCCAGAGCCAGGTATGGATCGACCATCACCAGCAAGACGGCACGTTAGTCTTTGAGGCCGACTCCGACGCGCATATTGTTCGTGGCCTACTGGCCGTCGTACTCACGGCGTACAACTACAAAACGCCAGCGGAAGTGTTAGCGTTTGATATGGAAGCGTTTTTCGCTGACATCGATTTGATCAAACACCTGAGCCCTACACGCGGCAATGGTCTGCGCTCGATGGTGGAAAAAATTCGTGCCACAGCAGAAGCCACTCAATAG
- the dapC gene encoding succinyldiaminopimelate transaminase: MNPDLQLLQPYPFEKLNQLKAAVTPNQQLSHIALSVGEPKHPAPEFVQQAMINNIRRLENYPTTKGLPELNQAIADWAQRRFALNAIDTQQVIPVNGTREAIFAFTQAVIDRTQPQPLVVSPNPFYQIYEGAAYLAGAQPHFLPCLADNGFNPDFSAVPEDIWQRCQLLFLCSPGNPTGSVLSLAQLQQLIELADRYDFVLASDECYSEIYIDGHDAPIGLLEACARLGRDDYRRCVVFHSLSKRSNLPGLRSGFIAGDAQLLQPFLQYRTYHGCAMPLQSQLASIAAWGDEHHVQENRRQYTEKFRAVLDILKPVMDVEQSDASFYLWPKTPIDDETFAQRLFAEQHVTVLPGSYLSRTIDGVNPGANRIRIALVASIEECVDAAQRIRTFVQTL; encoded by the coding sequence GTGAATCCTGATCTGCAATTGCTGCAACCTTATCCGTTTGAAAAGCTGAACCAGCTGAAAGCTGCGGTAACGCCCAATCAACAGCTGAGCCACATTGCGCTGTCTGTCGGTGAGCCAAAGCACCCGGCACCTGAGTTTGTGCAACAGGCCATGATCAACAACATTCGCCGGTTGGAAAACTACCCAACCACCAAAGGTCTGCCAGAGCTGAATCAAGCCATTGCCGATTGGGCGCAGCGGCGTTTTGCATTAAATGCCATCGATACTCAGCAAGTGATTCCGGTGAACGGCACCCGTGAGGCGATATTCGCTTTTACTCAGGCGGTGATTGATCGCACCCAGCCGCAGCCGCTGGTGGTCAGCCCCAACCCTTTTTATCAGATATACGAAGGCGCCGCCTATTTGGCTGGAGCACAGCCCCACTTTTTGCCATGCTTGGCAGATAATGGCTTTAACCCCGATTTTTCTGCAGTGCCAGAAGATATATGGCAACGATGCCAGTTGTTATTTTTGTGCTCACCAGGCAACCCCACCGGTTCAGTTCTCAGTCTGGCTCAGCTGCAACAATTAATTGAACTGGCGGATCGCTACGATTTTGTCCTTGCCAGCGATGAGTGCTATTCAGAAATCTATATCGATGGCCATGATGCGCCCATTGGTTTATTGGAAGCATGTGCGCGACTGGGGCGGGATGATTATCGACGCTGCGTGGTGTTCCATTCGTTGTCCAAACGCTCGAATCTACCCGGCCTGCGTTCCGGCTTTATTGCTGGTGATGCACAATTACTGCAGCCCTTCCTGCAATACCGCACCTATCATGGTTGTGCCATGCCGTTGCAAAGCCAGCTGGCCAGTATTGCTGCTTGGGGAGACGAGCACCATGTGCAAGAAAATCGTCGACAATACACAGAAAAATTCCGTGCGGTATTAGACATCCTAAAGCCAGTGATGGACGTTGAGCAAAGTGACGCAAGCTTTTATTTATGGCCCAAGACTCCCATTGACGATGAGACCTTTGCGCAGCGGCTGTTTGCCGAGCAACACGTCACCGTATTACCTGGCTCTTATTTGTCGCGCACGATCGATGGTGTGAATCCTGGTGCCAATCGTATTCGTATCGCCCTGGTCGCTAGCATTGAAGAGTGTGTCGATGCGGCACAGCGCATTCGTACTTTTGTTCAAACTCTGTAA
- a CDS encoding flavodoxin family protein, which yields MTKIAVIYFSATGTTHQLAQAVAEGVQSQPGASVQLERIEGEQIHHGRFVELQLLERLQQVDAMIFGSPTYMGSVASQFKAFTDTTGELWSEQAWANKVAAGFTVGTNLSGDQKHTLDYFQTFASQHGMLWCGVDIPGTYDPALRNRLGAQGGVVVQTADGVVPERDLALAFYLGQRVAGVSQRLAAE from the coding sequence ATGACTAAGATTGCGGTTATTTATTTTTCGGCCACTGGCACCACTCACCAGTTGGCTCAGGCGGTGGCAGAGGGCGTTCAATCTCAGCCAGGTGCCAGCGTGCAGTTGGAGCGTATTGAGGGCGAGCAGATCCATCATGGGCGCTTTGTCGAGTTGCAGTTATTGGAGCGGTTACAGCAGGTGGATGCGATGATTTTCGGCTCCCCCACCTATATGGGCAGTGTGGCCTCGCAGTTTAAGGCCTTTACCGATACCACTGGTGAGCTGTGGAGCGAGCAAGCCTGGGCCAACAAGGTGGCCGCCGGCTTTACTGTGGGTACGAACCTCAGTGGCGATCAAAAACACACGCTGGACTACTTTCAAACCTTTGCCAGTCAGCACGGCATGTTGTGGTGTGGGGTCGATATTCCCGGCACGTACGATCCGGCGCTGCGCAATCGCCTCGGCGCTCAGGGCGGTGTAGTGGTGCAAACTGCAGACGGTGTGGTGCCTGAGCGGGATCTAGCGCTGGCGTTTTATTTGGGACAGCGTGTTGCTGGTGTGAGCCAGCGTTTAGCCGCAGAATAA
- a CDS encoding alpha/beta fold hydrolase yields the protein MTIATLPRQGRNIGYRIEGDANKAPLLLLHGGLGSMDDFAAVLPSLAEQFHVIQMDFRGHGRSTLGNLSTSSPSISYARHLQDVIALLDHLAIERCSVLGFSDGGIVGYWLACQYPQRVQRLVTVGSQWRLADDDPARAILADVTESFWRQQFAPEVASYEQSNPEPDFTRLLQQVQCMWLDGSGYPQQQVQNIVCPVLLMRGDEDFLLSLAETIALQQQLADACIANIPMASHALLQEQPTVAVTLIRQFLENNEAE from the coding sequence ATGACGATAGCAACACTGCCGCGACAGGGTAGAAATATTGGCTACCGCATCGAGGGCGATGCCAATAAGGCACCCCTGCTGTTATTGCACGGCGGCCTTGGCAGCATGGACGATTTTGCCGCGGTGTTGCCGTCATTAGCGGAGCAATTCCACGTTATTCAGATGGACTTTCGTGGCCATGGGCGCTCGACTTTAGGCAACCTGTCTACCAGCAGCCCTAGCATCAGCTATGCCCGGCACCTGCAGGATGTGATTGCATTGCTGGATCACTTGGCGATAGAACGGTGTTCTGTGCTGGGGTTTAGTGACGGTGGCATTGTTGGCTATTGGCTGGCGTGCCAATACCCGCAGCGGGTGCAGCGTTTGGTGACGGTCGGTTCACAATGGCGCTTGGCGGACGATGATCCAGCACGCGCTATTTTGGCGGATGTGACCGAGTCATTTTGGCGGCAACAGTTTGCACCCGAGGTCGCCAGCTACGAGCAAAGCAATCCTGAACCAGACTTTACTCGTCTGCTGCAACAGGTTCAGTGCATGTGGCTGGATGGCTCGGGCTACCCGCAACAGCAAGTGCAAAACATTGTTTGCCCGGTATTGCTGATGCGTGGCGATGAAGATTTTTTATTATCGTTAGCAGAGACCATCGCATTACAGCAGCAATTAGCCGATGCATGTATTGCCAATATTCCCATGGCATCGCATGCCTTGCTGCAGGAGCAGCCGACGGTAGCAGTAACATTAATTCGTCAGTTTCTAGAAAATAATGAGGCTGAATAA
- a CDS encoding GNAT family N-acetyltransferase: MIIKPELDVDGDVHMQIQQLRNEAFPDHAVPRSYFKQLPHYRALRFHEQQLIATMGLDYRVMSVGDEVIKVLGIIDLCVAREYRGQGIAGSMLEQLSDMASERDVDFLLLMADQPEFYQRHGFLEQEQHSQWLKIREHKHYGIAHECLYDMMVKPISGKPWPTGNLDWLGYMY; the protein is encoded by the coding sequence TTGATTATAAAACCCGAATTGGACGTCGACGGCGACGTGCACATGCAAATTCAGCAGCTTCGCAACGAAGCGTTTCCTGATCATGCGGTTCCGCGCTCTTATTTCAAACAACTTCCACACTATCGTGCACTGAGATTTCACGAACAGCAGCTGATTGCCACCATGGGGCTGGATTATCGCGTGATGTCGGTGGGTGACGAGGTGATCAAGGTACTGGGCATCATCGACCTGTGTGTCGCACGCGAATATCGAGGTCAAGGTATTGCTGGCAGCATGCTTGAACAGTTATCGGACATGGCTTCCGAGCGAGACGTGGATTTTTTGTTGCTGATGGCCGATCAGCCTGAATTTTATCAGCGACATGGTTTTTTAGAACAAGAGCAGCATAGCCAGTGGCTGAAGATTCGCGAGCACAAGCATTATGGCATCGCGCACGAATGCCTGTACGACATGATGGTAAAACCCATATCCGGTAAGCCTTGGCCAACGGGCAACCTGGACTGGCTGGGTTACATGTATTGA
- a CDS encoding SIS domain-containing protein: MLSNITFSLNEAQQALNNLLNNHEAIQSIEAAAQQLITALEQGKKVLSCGNGGSMCDAMHFAEELTGRYRKDRPAYAAIAIADASHMSCVANDFGYEHVFSRYVQAHGREGDVLVALSTSGKSPSILHAAEEAQQLGMSVVVLSGRVHEPLQQLSDVYVCTPAGQFADRVQELHIKVLHIFIELIERHFHPENYQHSET, translated from the coding sequence ATGTTGAGCAACATTACATTCAGCCTGAACGAAGCGCAGCAAGCGCTCAATAATTTATTGAATAATCATGAAGCCATACAGTCGATTGAGGCTGCTGCACAGCAATTAATTACCGCACTTGAGCAAGGCAAGAAAGTATTGTCTTGCGGTAATGGCGGCTCCATGTGTGATGCCATGCACTTTGCGGAGGAACTCACCGGCCGTTACCGTAAAGATCGCCCAGCTTACGCTGCCATTGCGATAGCCGATGCCAGCCACATGAGCTGTGTTGCCAACGATTTTGGTTACGAACATGTTTTCTCCCGCTATGTGCAGGCACATGGCCGCGAGGGCGACGTGTTGGTGGCGCTCAGTACCAGTGGCAAAAGTCCTTCTATTTTGCACGCGGCTGAAGAGGCCCAGCAGCTCGGCATGTCGGTGGTGGTACTGAGTGGGCGTGTGCATGAACCGCTGCAGCAACTCAGCGATGTGTATGTCTGTACTCCAGCCGGGCAGTTTGCTGACCGCGTGCAAGAGCTGCATATCAAGGTGCTGCATATCTTTATTGAACTGATCGAACGACATTTTCATCCAGAAAATTATCAGCACAGTGAGACCTGA
- a CDS encoding class I SAM-dependent methyltransferase has translation MQTTELTRYYAQRAQEYDRIYAKPERQSDLRWLEQRSSELCREKRILEIACGTGYWTQFLCRQATHITAIDFNQEVLDIARNRDYGDQSVQFVRDDAYTLEQVEGKFDAAFVGFWWSHVPLCRIHEFLQALHSKLQPGAKVWLLDNRYVDGSSTPISRIGTAGNSYQQRPLDDGSEYEVLKNFPTPEALRQQLAGHTDSVDVLERTYFWLAEYQLA, from the coding sequence GTGCAGACCACCGAGTTAACCCGCTACTACGCACAACGAGCACAAGAGTATGACCGAATTTACGCGAAACCAGAGCGTCAGTCAGACCTTCGATGGTTAGAGCAGCGCAGCAGCGAGCTGTGCCGAGAAAAACGAATATTAGAGATCGCTTGCGGCACGGGGTATTGGACGCAATTTTTGTGTCGCCAAGCAACGCACATCACTGCCATCGACTTCAATCAGGAAGTCTTAGACATCGCTCGCAACCGCGATTATGGCGACCAATCCGTCCAGTTTGTGCGTGACGATGCCTATACCTTAGAGCAGGTGGAAGGAAAGTTTGATGCGGCCTTTGTCGGTTTTTGGTGGTCACATGTGCCGCTCTGTCGTATACACGAATTTCTGCAGGCATTGCACAGCAAACTGCAGCCGGGCGCGAAAGTATGGTTGCTGGATAATCGCTATGTGGACGGCAGTAGCACGCCGATCAGCCGCATCGGCACGGCCGGTAATAGCTATCAGCAACGACCTTTGGACGATGGCAGTGAATACGAAGTTCTAAAGAACTTTCCGACACCAGAGGCGCTGCGTCAGCAACTCGCTGGCCATACTGACTCCGTAGACGTACTCGAGCGGACGTATTTCTGGCTGGCCGAATACCAGCTTGCATAA
- a CDS encoding GNAT family N-acetyltransferase — protein MQKRRLANETQMIRLATPSDCSNLAVLSAQVWLDTYAKEGVKRQYSEFVLSNFTVEYFQQLVSHTDFRLWLCEQGDVLQGFVLVNLKSHCQCDRYTAGYDQVAVSDVSYEVEKLYVSSRHQGQGIGKRLLAVMEQELARPYWLYTWVENDANSFYRHLDFALVGQLAFEFSGHSIHNHVYVKHP, from the coding sequence TTGCAAAAGAGACGCCTTGCAAACGAGACACAGATGATTCGATTAGCAACACCATCCGACTGCAGCAACCTGGCTGTGTTGTCGGCTCAGGTCTGGTTAGATACCTACGCCAAAGAAGGCGTTAAACGTCAGTACTCTGAGTTTGTTTTATCAAACTTCACGGTGGAGTACTTTCAGCAGCTCGTTAGCCACACCGATTTCCGATTATGGCTTTGTGAACAAGGTGACGTTTTACAGGGCTTTGTTCTGGTCAATCTTAAATCACATTGTCAGTGCGATCGGTACACTGCTGGTTATGATCAAGTTGCTGTAAGTGATGTAAGCTATGAAGTTGAAAAGCTGTACGTGAGCAGTCGCCATCAAGGCCAAGGTATTGGCAAGCGACTCTTGGCTGTTATGGAACAAGAATTGGCCAGACCTTATTGGCTGTATACCTGGGTGGAAAACGATGCCAATAGTTTTTACCGGCATTTAGACTTTGCTTTGGTCGGCCAGCTTGCGTTCGAGTTTTCAGGCCATAGCATTCACAATCACGTGTATGTCAAACATCCATAG
- a CDS encoding GGDEF domain-containing protein: MPPQLLQHSLDDLISREAIFTVLQPIVKVSNFQPLGHEALTRGESGHLLQRADLMFRVAQQVERSAELERLCLRSSVNHFARSRIGGVLFLNVSPVCVLSRAEEVADLTDHLLSMGVQPANVVLEISERFPIDDLPQFSALIGQLKELGYGIAIDDLGSGYSGLKLWSHVRPDYVKIDRHFIERIDEDTVKQAFVTSVVQLCEQLNCEVIAEGIERVAELKVIRSLGIQLGQGYLLGRPAVTPKVTVPPDQPSDHTHSSRNTLEQPVGTLCQPMMSITPEVTLREADEHFRQQPQLMSLPVTSGNRPVGLLHRRKVQETFSLPYGRALHERKTVQQMMQQDPLIVDKRTSLEAVSNIMTGAEDNYLRQHFIISDDGEYCGIVNTIDLLKRITDAQIQTARYANPLTLLPGNVPIDEHIERLLAEQRGFNLMYVDLDFFKPFNDHYGYRQGDAVLRWLGRLLHSECQQGSFVGHVGGDDFIVVSEQTDYHQQCQRLLQRFAEGVEQFYSADDLQRGCITSSDRSGRECAFSLLCVSIGIVPSYLLQGTQQARELASLAAEAKKQAKLIPGSAYFCLDSHPTWPGISTATTTATTTSTATAQPETGL, from the coding sequence ATGCCGCCACAGTTACTGCAACACAGCTTGGATGATCTGATCAGCAGGGAAGCCATTTTTACCGTTCTACAGCCCATCGTGAAGGTGAGTAATTTTCAGCCTCTCGGACATGAGGCGCTCACCCGTGGCGAGAGTGGACACCTGTTGCAGCGTGCAGATCTGATGTTTCGGGTTGCTCAGCAGGTGGAGCGCAGCGCCGAGCTGGAGCGGTTATGTTTGCGCTCTTCGGTCAATCACTTTGCCCGTAGCCGTATCGGCGGCGTGCTGTTTCTCAACGTCAGCCCGGTCTGTGTTTTAAGCCGCGCAGAAGAAGTGGCGGATCTCACCGATCACTTGCTCAGCATGGGAGTGCAGCCAGCCAATGTGGTGCTAGAGATTTCTGAGCGTTTTCCGATCGACGATTTACCACAGTTTAGCGCCTTGATTGGCCAGTTAAAAGAACTGGGTTATGGCATCGCCATTGATGATTTGGGCTCCGGTTATTCCGGCTTAAAACTGTGGTCACACGTGCGGCCAGACTACGTCAAAATTGATCGTCACTTTATCGAGCGCATTGATGAAGATACGGTCAAACAGGCCTTTGTGACATCCGTGGTGCAGCTGTGTGAACAGCTCAACTGTGAAGTCATTGCCGAAGGCATTGAGCGCGTGGCTGAGCTCAAGGTCATTCGCAGCTTGGGCATTCAACTGGGGCAAGGCTATTTACTCGGTCGCCCTGCCGTGACCCCTAAGGTGACCGTTCCACCAGATCAGCCCAGTGACCACACGCACAGCAGTCGCAATACGCTGGAGCAGCCGGTCGGTACTCTGTGCCAACCGATGATGAGCATTACTCCCGAAGTCACTTTGCGCGAGGCCGATGAGCACTTTCGCCAACAGCCGCAGCTCATGTCGTTGCCGGTCACTTCAGGTAACCGGCCAGTGGGGTTATTGCACCGCCGCAAGGTGCAAGAAACCTTTTCTCTGCCCTATGGACGCGCACTGCATGAGCGCAAAACCGTGCAGCAAATGATGCAGCAGGACCCACTAATCGTCGATAAACGCACCAGTTTGGAAGCGGTAAGCAACATCATGACCGGTGCGGAAGACAATTATTTAAGGCAACACTTTATTATTTCTGACGACGGGGAATATTGCGGCATCGTTAACACCATCGATCTGCTCAAACGCATTACCGACGCGCAAATACAAACCGCACGTTACGCCAACCCACTGACGTTATTGCCCGGCAACGTGCCCATTGATGAGCACATCGAGCGCTTACTGGCCGAACAACGTGGGTTCAATTTGATGTACGTGGATTTGGACTTTTTTAAGCCATTTAACGATCATTATGGCTATCGCCAGGGCGATGCAGTGCTGCGCTGGCTGGGCCGGTTGTTACACAGTGAGTGCCAGCAAGGGAGTTTTGTCGGCCACGTCGGCGGTGACGATTTTATCGTTGTCAGCGAACAGACAGACTATCACCAGCAGTGTCAGCGCTTGCTGCAGCGTTTTGCTGAGGGGGTTGAACAATTCTACAGCGCCGACGACCTGCAGCGAGGCTGCATTACCAGCAGTGATCGCAGCGGCAGAGAATGTGCATTCTCTTTACTTTGTGTATCGATTGGCATTGTACCGTCTTATTTGTTGCAAGGAACGCAACAAGCCCGAGAGCTGGCCAGCCTGGCAGCGGAGGCAAAAAAGCAAGCCAAGCTGATTCCTGGCAGTGCGTACTTTTGCTTGGACTCACATCCGACGTGGCCGGGCATATCCACAGCTACAACCACAGCTACAACCACATCGACTGCTACAGCCCAACCCGAGACTGGGTTGTAG